One window of the Rhipicephalus microplus isolate Deutch F79 chromosome 2, USDA_Rmic, whole genome shotgun sequence genome contains the following:
- the LOC119185078 gene encoding uncharacterized protein LOC119185078 isoform X1, translating to MCFAALVFVGVVRVFSVGFRAHAQHVVSLHVRHVLVNNHSANVCHPPAVEMDKNRNTKFNASVLNEVDSNNDPISRWCKSGTRNTDAFCILFNCTISCAQHGAAAVKRHAGMKKHIDAAARHGDKDRNLPPPKLVQGTLDFSNGSANTSLEHQVSKAETTFALSVVAKGIPFSWGDTATSIYRCMLPDSDIAKKFSCGRIKLARIVSDGLGPYFKGQVVTELCQPNVYFSIMIDETPKPELRVQQLDVLVRYFSSSQQEVVVEHVQSFDLGRATAEIIVGCIEEAIADLPKQGLVCFFSDGPNVMKSVRNKLQKHVAPSLIDIGNCNLYKVHNAFGRGLDAFGLDVEEVVRNIYYYFKGAVRAEALRECQDTLGISCHVFLRHVSNRWLTVQD from the exons ATGTGCTTTGCAGCTTTGGTATTCGTCGGTGTCGTTCGGGTGTTTTCTGTAGGTTTTCGCGCTCATGCACAGCACGTCGTGTCGTTGCATGTGCGCCATGTGCTTGTGAACAACCATTCAGCGAATGTTTGTCATCCCCCCGCTGTTGAAATGGACAAAA ATCGCAACACCAAGTTCAACGCCTCTGTACTCAACGAGGTGGACTCCAATAATGATCCGATCAGTCGGTGGTGCAAGAGTGGAACCCGAAATACAGATGCATTTTGTATTCTTTTCAACTGCACCATTTCTTGCGCACAGCATGGAGCGGCAGCAGTGAAGCGTCATGCTGGGATGAAGAAACATATTGATGCAGCTGCTAGACACGGAGACAAGGACAGGAATCTTCCTCCACCCAAATTGGTGCAAGGCACACTGGACTTCTCCAACGGGTCTGCTAATACATCACTTGAGCACCAAGTCAGCAAGGCAGAAACTACTTTTGCTTTGTCTGTTGTGGCCAAGGGAATTCCTTTTTCATGGGGAGACACGGCAACTTCGATTTATCGCTGCATGCTCCCCGACAGTGACATTGCCAAAAAGTTTAGCTGCGGCAGAATAAAGTTGGCCCGCATTGTATCAGATGGACTGGGTCCCTACTTTAAAGGACAAGTGGTGACTGAGCTGTGCCAGCCAAATGTCTATTTTTCCATTATGATTGATGAGACGCCAAAGCCAGAGCTAAGGGTGCAGCAACTAGATGTGCTGGTACGCTATTTTTCCAGCAGCCAACAGGAAGTTGTTGTTGAACATGTCCAGTCATTTGACCTTGGGCGTGCAACCGCTGAAATAATTGTTGGCTGCATAGAAGAAGCAATAGCAGATCTTCCAAAGCAAGGACTTGTTTGCTTTTTCAGTGATGGCCCTAATGTTATGAAGAGCGTAAGAAACAAGCTTCAGAAGCATGTGGCACCAAGTTTGATTGATATTGGCAACTGCAATCTTTATAAGGTTCATAATGCATTTGGCAGAGGCCTGGATGCATTTGGCTTAGATGTAGAAGAAGTAGTGAGAAATATTTACTACTACTTCAAAGGTGCTGTCCGCGCTGAAGCACTCAGAGAATGCCAGGATACTTTGGGAATCTCTTGTCATGTATTTCTGCGCCACGTTTCTAATCGCTGGCTGACGGTACAAGACTAA